In Eubalaena glacialis isolate mEubGla1 chromosome 4, mEubGla1.1.hap2.+ XY, whole genome shotgun sequence, the genomic window CGTGCACGACTAGGAGGATCTTCAGACAGACGGGGGAGGAAGTTAGGAAGGAGGATGGTCTTCCCCTCGGATGCTTCGGTACTTAGCCATGTCCTCAGGAAATACTTTAGAAAGTTCTTGAATCAACAGGCTTTTAAatttctaagaagaaaaatatacacgGTCAAGATGTTTTTGCTTGTGACCCATCACCCAAGTTAAAGACGACACCCCACCAGAGCCTCAAACTCAAAAGAGAAACTGTGCTTTCCCTGCACTGTCTGCTCATCTCCCTGGATGCCACACCTGCCAAACCGCAGCAGGTAACTGCTTGCAACTGTGCTGCAGGTACATCAGGTACATCGAGAACTACCTGAAAGACGAATGTTCATTCAAATACAACTTCTTCCCTCCTGCCTCAAATGACAAGGAGCCCGCGCGTGAGGAGCCCGCGCGTGAGGAGCCAGCCACACAGGTGGAAGTGATTTTTGCACAGAGCACATGTAACAGGAGTCTTCACGTAATAATTAAGCAATTATTAACTCGAACCACATCAAACTCATTGGGTGCAAACAGCTCTCGATCAAAGCTTTCAGAGCACCTAGAAACCTGTCTTCTCCAAATACCACGCTCCTTGAGCCTTCGTATCAGCATAACGTTTGTTTTAATCCAATCTTAAAAGCAGCTAAATATCTGCCAGCATCTCAAAACCCTTTCTTATAAGCTGTACAGAAAAGCAGCACCGCGGATAGAAACAAAGAGATGGTCCTTACATAGGTCAGGAACACATCCTCAAAGAAGGCTACATGCCAACACTACAGAAACCACTTAAGACAGAACTCGTGCAAGTTTAATCACTCAACCCACCAGGCGTACAAACTGCGCCGTGAGACGTTCACAATCTCATGAGAGGAAATGACACCAAGAGGCAACAGAAAGGGGTGCAAACTGAACAAACAGCACGGTCGCTCGTGTCACTGCCAACAGGCGATCTCCAGGCGCAAAGGCAGGGAGGTGAACAGGAGCGCAGGGAACCGGAGCACATCACCCTGGGGCCGCGACCCTGTTCACAAGGGGAAGGGCGGGGTGGTTTATGCCTATCGTCCCCTGAGCTGGACGATTCCGCTCACTCACAGACTGGCCCAAACGACCCCAGCTGGCTCTCGACCAAAGCTCTACCGTGCCCCAGAGGTGATGCTCAGTGCAAGAGCAACTCAACCCCAAGCTGGCAAAGCAGAAATGAGGCCGGGGGCACCACACTAAACCTCACAGCAAAGCCACCTCCAGGGCAAGCCGCCTAGGATTAGCACAGACCCCTGGGGCCCAGGCAGCATGAGACGGTCCTGTCACGGCAGTCCCGTCACCAGCTCTCTGCCGGCCCCTCGCCTCGCCAGCGCGCCCTCTGCGTGGCCGTCCCCGCGAACAGCAGACACCGAGCAGGCACCCTGTGCCCCTGGGCAGCAGAGGGAACACAACACTCGTGCCCCTCACATCCTGGAGCTTAGGCTGCAGCAGAGGACACAGGACAGAGACAGAAGGGCCGAGCCTTATCAGCCAAGGCTGGTCCGCAAGGCCTCTTGGAGGAGGCGACACGCTGACCAGGGAGGACAGGCTGTGGGCAGAGGACGTGCAGGAGTCCCAGCAGAGGAGACGGCAGGGGAATGGACGGGAAGGAGACAGGCTGGTGAATTCCAGAAACGCAAACGAGGCCAGCGCTGCCGGGCCAGAATGAAGAACGGgggtggagaggcaggagggctcGCTGTCTGAGGCCAACAGGAAGGGGTGGCACCGCCCACCTAAAGGAAAACCACACCCCACGCCCCGGCCACACGAGTCAATGCAGGTAAGAAAACACTCCATATACCATGTTCAAGATGCAGAGTTTTCTCGATCCCATCAAAACCAAGAAACACAAAGAGTAGGGTCTCTGTGGAGAATAGGGTATACGGTACAAAGGGATCTGGAGTCAGAAGCTGGAGACGACCACCAGAGAAAGAGAAGTCAAGGAGGATTCGGCAATCCTCTAAACCAAAGACCCCCAGTTACAGAAAAAGGCCGAACAGAAGGACCCAGAAAGCACCAAAGGGCGACCTGGAGACACCAAAATCGTAAAAATGGAGACAAGCACAGTTAGCCAACAACGGCTAACACCACAAACCTTAACCCACACTTCCGTAAAAGTGAGGCTAGCCACATCGCTACATTTATTATGCTACCACGTGGCttgctaatatttaattttattacctGTTACGCATTTCAGAAATCTCAATTGTGTAATTTTGTCAGGTAGCTGATGTTTTACAAAGTCTATTAGCCAAATTTGCTGTGTGAGCATTCCTTGATGTTTTGACATTATCTTCTGTTCACAAGAACCTTACCTTCATGGTGTCAATCTTGCCTTTAACTTGTTCATTTTTAGCCAGAGCCCTCTCCAGGCACTCTTTGGTATAGAGTTGGGGATTTCGACCTTGATCTATGTATCTGGAAACATGAAACATCTCAATTAACATTCATGGCTGATACCTCCTCTGACAGTTTTCttatggggaaaaaacaaaggtAGCGATCTGTAACCTCACATGGCCCTGTTTAGAAGAAGCTGTGTCCAGGAACCAGGTGAATTAGGATTCCTTCATTTATACACGTATAGATGACTTGCACTCACATTACTTCTAATATGAATAACTCATGAAATCGAGTAACGATCACTTAAAAACCAAGCAAGCTTCACAGCCACACCAGTTCACATTTTTAGCACTTGTGTTTTTCGAAAGGTTTCATGGCCACCAcctttttatcctcacaacaacctgtaAGGTCAGGCAGCTCCTGAACTAAGCGTGGGCCAGAGCTTCAGGCCTGAGCTACACAGGGGGCCCACCGAGATGCTACCCCACCAGGCCCACCCCGTCCTCTGCAGAGGAGCCTCGGGGCTGCAGGGTCGGTGAGGGGAGAGCGGCGAGCAGGAGAGCGCTGGCTTTGCCTGTCCTCAGACTAGTTTACCAACTGGAGAGAGGGGGGAATGATACACTACTTTCCTAAAAATACCTAAGTAACTTAAATTTAACAGAGACAGATTCTCTCCAATTATTTCTTAGCAGTATAAAACTGTTTCATGAAATTTTCAACACGTGTCCCCAAAATGTCTTCATCATCCCAAAGATTTCATTAAGTGTACTGCCTAGATGAATAACCACATTTTACCTGCGGAAGGCCACCTGCCTACTTCTGCACCTTGAAGACCTTCGCATCATCCAGCTAAACTGAATTACTcattacaaagaaacaaaaaccaccaCCACTACACTAAGTCTGATTTATGCATTTTTatgcttcagttaaaaaaaattatcacttCAGATTAAAGACACTGTTAGGTTGCTGTTAATGGCATAAAAACTGGCTTTTAATTATGACAGAGAAATACTAATAAATCAAAAGCTCTAGAAATCCCATTTTATTGTGATGTATTTGAAACGATGGAATGAAAAAAGCAACATTCTGGTTAAATCCTAAGCAAAATCCATCcatttctggggggaaaaaaaaccccaacaggcCCAAATGTCCTAAATAAACAACCCCTTTCGACAGTGATGTCATTTGGATTGTGCTCTTCTTTGAAGACTGGAGGGTTGACTCCCACTTCTGCCAACTCACTAACCCCAAGCACCGGGCAGAAGGGCCGAGGTTTACACTGGTGTCTCTGCTACAGACGCAGTCGGCGTGCCTGAGAACGGGCCTGGACACCCTTCTACCTCGGCACAGACTGACCGACTCAGATCTGCTGCTTGCTGGTCGCTCAGAGGCCACTCCATCCCAAGTCCCCACGGGGGTCTCCGCTGCCCCTGCACCCACCGGCTCTGGCTGCGCTGGCCGAGGCCTCGCTGCCCCGCCTCTTCAGCGGTCTTTCCCATCTGTCTTCCTCTCATTTGCTCCACTTCAGAAGCCAGGAGTAGTTCCTTGGCATCTGTCAATATACTCATCCCACACACTCGTGACCAGAATGGCTCTAATGAGGACCCTTAAGGAAGGGAAATCAGCCTCCACCTTGCCGCACTTCACAAGCAGGAGTCTAGAGCTGCAGCACACGCACAAGACAGACCTTCGCTTCCACCTGGGAACACGTGACACCTTGGCCAGCAGGTGAGGACAGAGCTGAGACTGGGAAAACCACAGCCTCTGTGTCCTGACGTGGTGGCCAGCTGCCGAGCTGTGCTGTAACTGGGACTTCCATCTCTGACCTTTGGGGATGTAAGAAGGTAACTTTTCCTTTTACTGTTCAAGGAACTCTAGTGATTTACGTTTGAAGTTTTACTGCAAAAAGCCCCAGAATACTCTTGCTGTTCCAAGCCAGCTCTGGGAGGGAGGCTGCTTGGCCCGGAGAATTGGCCCTGGTCAACACAAGTCCAGGATTTGAAACTAAAAAGAGagctgtcatatgatccagcaatcccactcctgggcatatacacagacaaaactataattcaacaagatacacgcacccctatgttcatagcaacactatttacaatagccaagacacggaaacaacctaagtgtccaaccacagatgaatggataaagaagatgtggtgtgtatatatacacaatggaatactactcagccataaaaaagaatgaaataatgccatttacagcaacatggatggacctacagattgtcatactaagtgaagtcagaaaggcaaatatcacaatctatcacttatatgtggaatctaaaacacgacacaaatgaacatatctatgaaatagaaacagactcacagacacagagaacagatttgtggttgccaaggggaaggggggtgggagagggatggagtgagagtttggggttagcagacacTAATATAGGATGgatcaacaaggtcctactgtgtagcacagggaactatattcaatatcctgtgataaaccataatggagaagaatatggaaaagaatatatatatgtatagctgaatcactttgccgtacagcagaaattaacacaacattgtaaatcaactatactccaataaaattaaaaaaaaaaaaaaaaaaaaagaagtcgtCCAGAATTTTAGTCTCAGCTCTGACACTGACTAGCTAAACAGCCACTACAGTTACTTACTGGTTCTTTCACCTGTGAAATCAGTGTGATAAAACCTGGAAGGATAAAACCTAAAGAGTTTATTTCCTAGAGGCGTTCTCTAGGCCAGGACTGTGCCCAGGTGCAGGTAACTCTCTCGCAGAAAACGGTAAAAAGCCTTACCAAACATACCTGgcctaagaactttttttttcaacagaGCAGATATTATCATCTCCTAGAACCAGCACTGCCAGGGCAGTCTGGGGGGATACCAGACCAAATTCGTACTTCTCGGGTTGTTtctggctttaattttttttaatttataatatagCTGCATAAgactttttccttctcaagaaaaaaaaaaaggaattcatgTGGTTGTCCTTTTATATAAGCAAGATTTTAAGAACCTAGGATGTTCTTCACATATTTAAAAAGCCTTTATTCACATGTAACTCTTTTTAAACAATACAatactgagggtttttttttaaagttaattaatttatttatgtttggctgcgttgggtcttcgttgctgcgtgcgggctttctctagttgcggcgagcgggggctactcttcgttgcggtgcgcgggcttctcattgcagtggcttctcttgttgtggagcacgcgctccaggcgcgtgggcttcaggagttgtgacacacgggcttaagttgctccgcggcatgtgggatcttcccggaccagggctcgaacccatgtcccctgccttggcaggcggattctcaaccactgcaccaccagggaagtccctgagattttttttttttttttttttttaatggtttaatcccattagaacataagctccatgacGGCgggtatttttgtctgttttcttccctaGCACATACGAAGCACCCAGACCATGCCTGCCACATAGCAGACACTTAAATACTTGTAGTTGAGGAAATGATTAcagcaaaactaaacaataatTAGAATATCAAGAACGCTACTTACTCAAATACTTCTAAAGGGACAGTAATATCATGAAGTTGCTGTCTGCACTTATCGATATCCTGTAAGCCAGTAACAATAAAATTCCTGAGGGAAAAAGCAAAAATGGGACGTTAGGTTAATTGGGACGACGGCACTGAGCACCACCCACACCTGGCCGACCAGGGATGCACACGCGTGTTCCTTGCACAAGCACAGGCTACATGTGGCTCTCAGCTCTTTGGTTAGCTACGGAATTCCCAGGAAAGCTCTGGCGTTATATCATATGCTCACCTATctcctgattttctttttaaacaaggaATCGCCAATACTGGGGGGCAGGAACCAATAGGAATAAGGGCAGGAacttttgagaatctgatgaaaaataCGAGCCCTCTCTCAAAAACATTCACCCTGCGGTGGCGGGGATTTTGTGTGCGGTGTCAGACAACGCCCGGGGTGGGCGACTCCAGTCCAAGCATCCATCCTCAGAGCCTGGGGGAAAGCAAGCCGCGGCTGCCTAAGTCTAACTTCAGCTCCCCGCGGGAGCCTTCCTAGATCAGCCGGCTAGTCCCGCAGCACCGGGTACGCAAGGCGGGCTTGCAAACAGGTTGGTGCTTGTGCCCTCCGTACAGCTGTGAGCCCTTCTCCGGAGCATCCGATTTGTATCTGCCTTTTGTTCACCTTAGGGCCGGGCACCGCGGCCAGCACAAGGCTGCTGCCCCAAAAATCACTTCATAAACGTGCTGTGGCCCCTCGCACCCCACCACCGCCCACCATCATCCGATTCCTCCCTTCGGGCCTAGGCATCAAGCGGTCCCTGAGCCCTCACCTTCCCGGGGCCCATTTCACCGCACGGCCGCGTGAAGCCCGCCTCCCCTCGGGGGGCAGGGGCGGAACCCCCCGCCGAAGGGGAGAGAGTCCTACGTGCGTGGGGCGAGACTCAGATTCAGAAGCACGCCTTCCCCTGACAGCCCCAGAAACGGAGACTGATAACGTGTCCAAACGCGGCCCCAAGACAAGGTCCCAGCGCGGCAAAGCGGGAAGGAGGCGGGCCTGCAACAGGCGGCAGCGGCCAGCCCGCCTGCGCACAGCCTGGACCGGGAGGGCCCAGAAGAGCCCGGCCCCGAGCAGGGCGGGGAGAGGCGGCGGCTCTCGGCCGGCTCCAGGCTCCCCATCCCGGCTCCCAGACAGACAGACGCCACCCCGCTGGCGCCGGGGGACACGCCGGCGGACTCGGCCGCCACTCACAGCTTCTGGTTGAGCCCGGCCTGGCTGCTGGGCTGGAAGTCGCTGACGATGATGCCGAGCTGCCGGATGTTCTCCACGAACTTCTCCAGGTGCTCCTCCAGGTGGTCGAACTTCTCGGCCATGGCCCGCCCTCCCGCACCGCCGCGGACGCCCTCCTGCCCCGGCGCCTCTGGCTTCCGCCGGGGTCCGCCCCCACTTCCGTTTCCTCTGGGGCCGGGTGGGCGGGGCCTGAgtggtggggcggggcgggccaCCGGGGCGTGGTGTGGAGCCTGAGGCGGTgtctggggcggggcctggaTCGGGGGCGGGGTTTGAGCGTGGGGCGAGGCGGACGTCAGCTCCGCCTGGCCCCAGCAACCCTGAGCGGCCCAGGTGAGCGGAGCACGCCAGGTGTTGGTGCTCAGGACTCGCACGCGTGCTCTGAGGGCCACAAAGAGCCCGCGATGGGGACCTGTGGGATCCCGCTCTGCCTTCACTGGCCCTAGGCAAGTTCCCGAGCCTCTGAGCCTCTGAGCCCGTCCATAAAATCGGGATAATGAGACCCGACAGCTACATGAGGTTAGTTAGCCCGTAAGGCTGAAGCACAGCGGGCAGTACTTGGAAAGAGTAGCTTGACCCATgatgaaaatgacttttttttccctgactaTTCAAATTACAGGTACTTATGGTAAATAATtgcaacaataaagaaaaacatacaatgaagaaaggggaaaagacaCCTGATATCCTGCCCCCTTGACATGAGCCATCTTTAAGATCTCGGAGACCTTCCCTTCCGACGCTTCTTTACGGGCAGGTACAACCGCTCGCGGGCAAAGGGCTTGGTCAGCTTCTTATTCCACACCAGCGAGCCGCTGTGCAGGGTCCAGCAGGCTTCCTACCTGCTCCTCCGGAGGCTGGCCTCTCCCTTTTGGAGCCACTCAGCCTCTGCCCTGACCCTGAAAGGCAGCTCAAGCTGGGCTTCAGACCCATCACTTTTCCAGTAGTGATTTGCCATCCCCAAAGGGGTGAATGAGCAGCAAGGACAACAACACACGGTGACCTTAGGTCTAGTGTCAACTGAGGCTTCTAGTGCTAACTGCTGCCACCTCCCACCAGAGGTCTCGGTGCCCTCCATGCGCCATATAAGGCAACGTCTTCACAAATACCCACGTACCTGAAAACCCTAAAGTTTGCATGAAGGACCCGATACAGACAGTCTCCTTGCCCCTCAGTTGGAATCCTTGAGGTCAGCTCTGGCACCCCGACTTCTTTCTTCTGGTATGTAATTAGCACCCACCAACTCTAACTCTTCCTTCTAGCCATCTCCCCTGAGCTCTTCCTTCCCTAATTCCAGCCACCTTCCTGGGTCAGGTCCTCGGCCCCTCGTGCCAACTCTAATAAAACAGTGCCCTATGGGGCTTCCCTATCTGCGAAGAGTAACCTCCCCTACTTCACAGAGCTTTTTGTAAACTGCTGTTCATTGATCTTACTAAAATTCCATTTTGACCACTCTTGTGCTTAAGAAACGTTTATGCCCATTCTTCTAGGACTAACTGACGTTTGCTCCTACAGTAGCCTGCCTGGATCCCTCAAGCCACAGTGATTTCCTTTTCTACTGAATATCATAGTATCCATCATTCATCCTTTTCAGTTCCCAGAGTCTTCGGCAAAATGAGGAAGCCCCTTTTCTTGATGATATCCAAAGCCTCTCCCAACTGCAGCCAGAAATGGGAACCCAGAGAAGGTACGTGATTTgtcagacttactgaatcaggaACTCCAATTGATGTGGTGGGCTGAAGTGACGGGGAAAGCCTCTGTTCTGCTCTAAATACACAGACATGTTAGATAAAATACCTCCCTCCCAACTTAACGGCAGTTAACTTCAGGGGAATTTTAAAACGAGGTGGCAATAAAATActagacaaaaggaaaaaaaatgatgattGGGGAGAGGGCTGGATAGGAAGTTAGTCCTTTTCAATTTCATAAGAAGAAAAAGGGATAGATATTGATTGGACTTAGGCTTTGTTtagtattgattttaaaaatttaagtttatttCTTTAGTAGAGCAATATAATTTCAAACTAGTAAAAGGGAAAGGGAATAAGGACAATGCAATCAATTAAATAGAAGGCAAGAAAAACAGAATAGGTGAAGCAAAGGacaagcataaaaaataaaaagcacacaataagataaaagaattaaaggaaaatatgttgGTGATCACAGTGAATGTAAACAGACTTCACTACTTGTTTAAAAGGGAGATTCTCTCAGATTGGaagtgttttattatattttgttttgttttattgttgttgctgctggCTTAATCCAGCTATGTGGCTTTTCCAAAGCACACCtaaaacaaacatacagaaaGGTTTAGATAAAGGaataggatagaaaaagatatgacAGGTAATCAAAAAAAAGTTGTTaaacatatgaaattaaaaattaataaaaatgttaaaagacttTTTTAATGATAAAGGAAAGAGTCCACCAAGAGGCTATACTAATATTTACCTATAAGCAACTAACAACGTTGTCTTATAATATCTAGCACAAAAATGGGCAAATTATGAGGAAAAATTCAAACTCCATAATTATAACAAGAGATTTGAACCACCTCTATCAGAAAATGATGTCAAGTAGagcacaaaataaatgaagaatatgCAAGAGTTGAATAATATGATTAATGTATGTgatctttgagaaacactgaaccCTGAAGAACAGATTATTTTCAAGCAcatatggaatatttataaaaatttgacCGTTCTCTAGACTACAAAGGAAGTTTCAGCAAATTTCAAATTGTGTCACATGGACTGGGTTTTCTGACTTCAGTGGTATAATTACAgtagaaatcaatgaagttaTTTGCtttttacaaacacacacacacacacacactcacacacacacacacacacacacacacacacagacctgaAAACCCAAACACACTCTTTGAAATAATCCATGGATATACATACATCTGAATTTGTATGGGCAAGACCCGATTGATGTTCGTCATCCCAATGTAATTATTAGTAGCACTTCCTGTCACTCACTATCAAAGGTGTCTCAATTTGGTTGATACATTACATGGCCATACTAGTTAAAGGGGAATTTATAACATATTTGGAACTGAATGATAAGCGCTCCTTATCAAACTTCTGCTTTGCTTCTAAGGTGatacattgaggaaaaataaCCTGGAAATAATAAGCTAGGGTTTTCAACCCAAAGAGTTAATGAAAAGGAGCAAGAGAGAAATCACAAgcacaaaaaatatatagaaaggaGTGAAAAAGGTAAAGACAGATAGTGATGAAGACGAAAACTCTTTCATTAGTTTTTTGTCTGCTTTCGTTAGAAGCTAGAAAGATGAACAGTAAAGAAAAGCTGACTGTTGAAAAGATGAGTAAAGATACATACTTCAGCAAGTCCAtcaggaaggcagagagagaataaacaatattataaatGAATGAGGGAACATCATTCAATTACAGTGAAACTTGTATTCATATTTTGAAAGCTTGAAGGATGTGGACAATTTTCTAGGAAACTCCCAAAAGTTAACCTAAAAAATAATAGGAGATCAGAATAGATCCTAACCTTTCAATAAACTGGC contains:
- the MED10 gene encoding mediator of RNA polymerase II transcription subunit 10, which encodes MAEKFDHLEEHLEKFVENIRQLGIIVSDFQPSSQAGLNQKLNFIVTGLQDIDKCRQQLHDITVPLEVFEYIDQGRNPQLYTKECLERALAKNEQVKGKIDTMKKFKSLLIQELSKVFPEDMAKYRSIRGEDHPPS